The Gadus macrocephalus chromosome 1, ASM3116895v1 DNA window tccattacttggccatcggtagtcttgtatcactatgcccgattcttataggccctatggtctcgagggtattctttcaccatgcaacgagccgatattcgatgtgtcacgcgttcagggtcaatcgggtttatggggaaatgctgggatacagtcctattcgtccccacgagatatcccgtagcgaaccgctctcacagtctcacctcctaatgtggttcctatataactattcagagtttggattttatcaacaggttctgcctaccttttgttgggcccgaggtgagactgcaggaatcggtccggtgctccggggtcccgaggtcgtgccgctctccgtctctcgtttcccagttgcggttcaattcagaaaaaatcacgtcggggtcaccaaattgaggggaaaaacggtctgtctagttactggaccagatgaaatgagacggagaggtaataaagtctgtcggcacgaggaccttggatttattaaccCATTCAGACCGGATCACGCATACGTGTGTATTTACCTTTAAGACCGGAACACGCATCTATGCGTAGTTACCATTGAGACCGGGAAACGCGTCTGTGTCATTTTCAGCAATGCGGTCTTTTTCAAGGCACATGACCAGTTATACTCACTGTGATTGGTTGATATATTCTTGGGGTGAGCGAACGAGATgcttgggatttttttttaattaatagcAAAGCATTCTATTGGTCGAAATACACGTGGATCATGTTTTATTCAGTGGGACGTTTAAACTTTAAATCGCCGAAGCGATCGAATATGGCATCGAACATGGCAGATTCGAGTGAAGGTAGTGACATCGAAGACACTGAATTAGATGAATTGGAAGAAAATATTTTACCATCTGATCGCGTGGTAAGAGAGCAATGGATTCAAGCGATGTTTGGGGAAGAAGAGGATTTGAGCGAGTTTGAAGGCTTCGCCAACGAGTGGAAGAGTGGCAACTTTCACTCGCGGGAAAAAATTCCATTCAATCGCCAACCTGGCATAAAGATCGAGCTGCCAATGCCAGATGTTATAACACCGGTGCAGGTATTCTCCCATATCTTCACGGAAGAAATGTGGATGCGTCTTATAACGCAAACCAACCTCTATGCTGAGCAAACGCGGAGTGCAACGCCTTCGAACAGCAAGTGGGATCCCGTCACGATCCATGAAATGAAGACGTTCGTGGGACTGTGTCTGGCCATGGGGATACTTGAACTGCCATCACGAAGAGACTTTTGGCGTCAAAAGAAGTGGCTATTCAGAACATCCATTCCCCAAGCCATGTCAAGGGACAGGTTTGCCATCATCTGGAGGTAAGCTAATAAGAATATTGGAAATATTTTCGTAATGATAGTGATCATATGACATGATTACAACAATGATAATGATTTGATCCTGATACTAATTACAATACGTTATGTCACAAGTCACTGATAATAATGGATGATTTGGATAATAATATGatacataaaaatacaaatgacAATTATAGATTATAATGACGATAATAATTCATGTCTGATGATAGATAATAAGTAGGTGATTATTGATAACTCAATAAATAGAAAAGACAATGATAGCTCATGATGATGGAAATAATTCTGATGTCAGATGATTGACAAtgtataatttaaaaaatacatgaCAATGAAAGCTCatgacaataacaacaacattagTTCAAtgtcaaacaataaaacaatattattcactgTCTAACTGCCTCATGTACATTTTCAGGTATCTCCACTTGCAAGACAACAAGGCCCATGATGTGGACCGCTCGGACAAGCTCTGGAAAGTCAGATGGTTCCTTGACTACCTGAAAGATCGATTCCAGGAACTATATGAAGTCAATGGCTTTGTGAGTGTGGACGAGAGTATGGTGAAATTCAAGGGGAGACTCTCTTTCCGGCAATATCTCCCTCTCAAACCTACTAAGTGGGGCATCAAGGTGTGGGTCATGGCTGAGAGCTCCACCGGGTATGTGTCAAACTTCCAGGTCTACACTGGACGTAAGGGGGGGGTGAGTGAGAAGGGCCTTGCGCACCGTGTTGTTATGGATCTGGCCGGACCATACTTTGGGTCCCATCTCTCCATTTATATGGACAATTTTTATTCCGGGGTCCCTCTCTTTGAAGAGTTAAAAGATCATGGCCTGGATGCCTGTGGGACCATTCGGTCCAACAGGAAAGGAATCCCCAAAAAGCTGGCTGCCATGGCCAAGCATAAGTACACGGTATCCCAGAAGGATGAGCTGACCTTCTGTGCCTGGCAGGACACGAAGACCGTCCTGGTCCTGTCAAACTTCCATGCTCCAACGGCAACAGGGACAGTCAAAAGAAGACATGGAGGAACCATCCAGACTGAGGTCACAGTGCCAGCATGCCTCGCCGACTATCAGAGGCACATGAAGGGGGTCGATCTGTTGGACCAGATGGTGGGCTACTATCAAATCCAGCATCGGTCCAAGAAATGGTGGCggaggctttttttttatttcctgaTGGTCAGCTGCTACAACTCTTACATCATTGCAAGGAGTGCTGGAGCTAACTGCAGTGGCTTCAAAGATTGGCTGGAGGACCTTGCACAGGAGCTTGTCACCCCTGTGACAGCAAGGAGTGCTCCTCAGTGTGCCACAGCACCTGTGGCAGCCTCAGCCCAGCACGACTGTGAGAAAATCTACGAGAAAATAAAGATCTGTAGGGAATGCTCACAGTCGAAGAATGGCACTGAGGCCCGTCCTGGTGCCACAGTCTATGGATGCAGGCAGTGTAATGTGCCCCTGCACATTGAGTGCTTTGGCAAACATGTCCGCCGCACTTGATGATCTGTGATCTGTCCATAAAATGTTTACGTTAAAAAACCTGTTTGTTttggggtttgtttgtttgttccatCAAGAAGTAATgttgtttaaaaaaatgttCAATTACTGttttaatgaattaatgaaatataattaatataatgaaaatgaataaatcaatgaataatataatacaataaaagGAAATCTGTATTGATTTTTCGTTTTCGTTTTTCGTTtttgtttattgattttttCAAAAGAATGCTGTTGAAGATTATATCAAAGCAGACAGTTTAGATGGAAGCCAAAGAGGTAAGCtcttaaatgttttttattttatgtttctaTCTGCTATAGAGCCTGAGATACTAAGGTTTTAGTAGGCGTGGGAAATTTTGTCTAATTTTTCTGAAAATCCTCAGGTTTTAGAGGGGTGTTTCCAGAAAAGTGAATAGGCAAAAGAAGGCCTTTTTAGCAGGCGTTTTTAGGCCTAAATGggttaagtaaagtggcaacagttatacagagtcataaagcgtgagagatcgaatatgtctaagtccctaatcagcgctgatggttcgtccagagcttcgcctccgtggaaggtctgcttcagaagaagatcaagagtccctgtgtgatacagtcttatgtagggttgccaactttcagaaattaaaataagggacgcccaccacgggcccgactcctgtggggcggggcgcccgcagcagtggtatgttttattttgtgctggtgtttttagtaaagggttgatcaagaaaggaattagtcatacttaaatcttgaaatgctttattaccacataacattctcttataaagtgcagtcaattaaatcttgaatgaaatctctgtgtggcgtgtgcagcaatgaacttttaaaatataaactaaataaacggagaacttcatgttactttttaagtgcataactatagggactctctttgaaaaaatttacaaaaaaaaccagtaggcctacaaataaacaacaaaaacacttataaacttatgtaaaaaaagaaagtgcaaaacattactccttccctcaacattactcctcccctcaaaactgttacttatttttccaggtgtacttcttgttactccttgcagcactgagtaactctttgtctttcaaagcgctgttgtaaaactctgaacaggactgctcaaagttgagagtgatcaggagctcacttctcatgagctctgtggagcacctgttcctgcagtcactccatttgttggccattctggagaagatcctttccacacatccagtggatgctgggatgctcaggatgtgtctggtgatagacagcatgtttggcaggtcagctactcgaaagagagccacccacctggcagccacacctttggacttccattcatcttcagcatcttctttgagcctcttcagaatgggctttgctgtggagcattcatcctaaagttcatccatgttgactttatggatgaggttgagcttggtggtcaccctctcaatgtcagtaaaggtcatggtgccatggtgcagagagagaggttgcagtgagaacaaccagtagtcttccgaaaagttgaaccatttctcaacatatgagagtgctgtgttgaggaatgcagtaaaatctgcccttgccatgtcagcatcaagtggacggagacgctgcagcttcaatttagttaagtagccatagaactgttaatctcgtctctgtgtgagcttttgcttgaagttttccatgatggaatataactcaacacaggtggtttcatcactctccagcttctttacaacttcctcaaagagagagaggatattattgcagagaagaaggttgcatgctgtcctgttgcatgctgtctgatgtcagacagcccaccgtgcgccactgaaaacactcgccgacatattttacaacttgccttgtaaacatctccactgacgctgtccagccaaggatgtgcgtcttcccactcacgtccgtacttctgcaagcgtttacgcttttgaggacgtggtggagtatcgggtgtagcggacatttttaaaaggcgcaggttttgtgagcagcgccggtgtgtggtgtctgtcgctaggcaaccgtgaccaccacacgcatgcgcagacacacagatgaccggagcgggtcttgcgtcgatcccgccgcgacaattttgctgaccgtagtattatctgtgttttgttttgatcattattgttagatttagtttttgtgtgtgtgacagacatgtgtattggacatttatggatatacggaacaaattgccaaataagggacgattccgtattttacgggacggttggcaaccctaggcaTGTCACATCTGCTGGTCTTGGGCTGAGCTCCTCGACCAGAGACCAAAATGCACTCACTTCCCTACAGCACAAGCTCTCCACCACAGATTCCATGGGATGGCaccgcccacacaaacacctgccAAACACCGCGACACAGACACGCTtactactctccctctctcggtaAGCGGTACCCTGACGGTGTCAATGACAATCAATCACGAGGAGTAGAATCGAAAATAATCACGCTGAATTCATGACCAGCCTACGTGACCGGCGGCTACCGGGTACGTTTGCAACAACACTTTCACCGGAGGAATAGGTAAAAGCTTAGAAATAAACACTAGGCAAAATATGTTGTTAGTGGAGCTAGTAGGCAACCATCAAAATGTGGGATAACTAATCGTAGGGgttatctgggggggggggggggctagctcAACCGCTCGTTGCTGCattgctaaatgatagcaaccCACCAGGACACCTCACCAACTCTCCACctattctcctctgaccatgaatttaattggctttgacggCCATCAGTcctcggcaattcctcattcgccctctcacgtctAACAGGCTCGAAATTATACGGCTGCGGGCCATCATAAATGTcatttgtggttcttgccacctcttcctcatcccagttagacgccatagttctagtactaggctgaggctaccttccaccacgacTCCCCACCGTGACGTCACCACCGAACAACGTTAGAAAACACCTGTTACTACATAAAACGacaaactggactttaacaccattttggagacatttgaTGAATGctatacatattttgagtgctttatgtacccattaatcgaaacttccggttaacctgcatcATGGGCTttaagtgttcgatcctgcttccaagtggctatgtgagggtaatgcagcttgtgtgttcgatcctgcttcctaatggctatgtgggagcagcttatgtacttaaaatacgtaacaagaCCCACCCAGGCGAATGCTGTTTCAGTGTTGGGGGGACGAGGTGTGGTTTATCTCCCCTATGGAGTTTTTCCACTTCGgtcggtggtgttgatgattttcctactttgactatgttttcggtgtggtaaatggtgcaTATGGCTTAAAAATCGTACAGAAtagcagaggtgggggtaagtcatccatgtgcaagtcacaagcaagtctcaagtcataaccttcaagtctcaagcaagtcccaagtcactgtggttagaatcaagcaagtcacaagtcaagtc harbors:
- the LOC132460011 gene encoding piggyBac transposable element-derived protein 4-like, producing MFGEEEDLSEFEGFANEWKSGNFHSREKIPFNRQPGIKIELPMPDVITPVQVFSHIFTEEMWMRLITQTNLYAEQTRSATPSNSKWDPVTIHEMKTFVGLCLAMGILELPSRRDFWRQKKWLFRTSIPQAMSRDRFAIIWRYLHLQDNKAHDVDRSDKLWKVRWFLDYLKDRFQELYEVNGFVSVDESMVKFKGRLSFRQYLPLKPTKWGIKVWVMAESSTGYVSNFQVYTGQLKDHGLDACGTIRSNRKGIPKKLAAMAKHKYTVSQKDELTFCAWQDTKTVLVLSNFHAPTATGTVKRRHGGTIQTEVTVPACLADYQRHMKGVDLLDQMVGYYQIQHRSKKWWRRLFFYFLMVSCYNSYIIARSAGANCSGFKDWLEDLAQELVTPVTARSAPQCATAPVAASAQHDCEKIYEKIKICRECSQSKNGTEARPGATVYGCRQCNVPLHIECFGKHVRRT